The Mesorhizobium loti genome includes a region encoding these proteins:
- a CDS encoding 4Fe-4S dicluster domain-containing protein encodes MTCLPSQSGKKLGLVIDLDTCVGCQACVTACKEWNTGGHMAPLTDIDPYGGHVDGVWFNRVHAYEHTTEMGGRTVNFPRSCLHCETPACVTVCPTGASYKRASDGIVLIDEDKCIGCKLCSWACPYGAREFDTDVGVMKKCTLCVDRIYNDNLAEEDRVPACVAACPTSARHFGDLGDPLSAVSQLVAERGGVDLMPELGYRPTNKYLPPRAHTTRAASVPALALEPVRAEGGFLGWVDRMLSN; translated from the coding sequence ATGACCTGTCTGCCAAGTCAAAGCGGCAAGAAGCTCGGCCTCGTCATCGATCTCGATACGTGCGTCGGCTGCCAGGCCTGCGTCACCGCCTGCAAGGAATGGAACACCGGCGGCCACATGGCGCCGCTGACCGACATCGACCCCTATGGCGGCCATGTCGACGGCGTCTGGTTCAACCGCGTGCACGCTTATGAGCACACCACCGAGATGGGCGGGCGCACCGTCAACTTCCCGCGCTCCTGCCTGCATTGCGAGACGCCCGCCTGCGTCACCGTCTGCCCGACCGGCGCCTCCTACAAGCGGGCCTCGGACGGCATCGTGCTGATCGACGAGGACAAGTGCATCGGCTGCAAATTGTGCAGCTGGGCCTGTCCTTACGGCGCACGCGAATTCGATACCGATGTCGGCGTGATGAAGAAGTGCACGCTGTGCGTCGACCGCATCTACAATGACAATCTGGCCGAAGAAGACCGCGTGCCGGCCTGCGTCGCCGCTTGCCCGACCAGTGCCCGGCATTTCGGCGACCTTGGCGATCCCTTGTCGGCTGTCTCGCAATTGGTGGCGGAGCGTGGCGGCGTCGACCTGATGCCGGAGCTCGGCTATCGCCCGACCAACAAATATCTGCCGCCACGCGCCCACACCACGCGCGCCGCATCGGTTCCCGCGCTGGCACTCG